Part of the Niallia alba genome is shown below.
GGATACGATGAAGAGATGACTATTGAATATGTGAAGCACTTAATCTATATATTAGGGAAATTTAATTGGATAACGAAGACAGCAAAGCGCATTAAGATGCGCGATTTAGGAAAAAGAATGATGGATGTATTAATTCGATTGGCAAATGATTCACTAGCTTATTATATGAATGACGAAGTTGCCAGATCCTTGTTTCAAGCAAAAAGAGATGCAGAAATTAGTGAAGCTTATGATGACAAAGGTATTTCTGGAGGAAATAAATTAGCTAGTATGATCAAAAATGTTGAAGAAGCCATTTTATTATTAATAGAAAGAGAGCTAGAATATTTAGCTGATCGAAATGCGTTATCCCAAGTAGAAGTAATTCATCAACTGATGACAGAATTGGAAATGAAAATGGTGGAACGTCTAGCTAAATTTGAGACATTGGATCAGGAATTAGTATTTGCATCTATCAAACAGAGAGGTATGACAGCTATAAGTGAAGGAACCAAGATTAGCCTTGGGACCATTAATAAAATCCTGAAGTTTGCACATATACAAGAGACTAATTTTATTGAAACGATACAACCAGATTTACTAAGAAATTTTATCGTGCAATCTTTTGATCCGCCAATGGGTTCAGATATTCCAAATGCTCATCAAATTCTTAGTTTTATGGAACAAGGACAGTATGAGGATGAAAATATGGAGGGCCTTTGGGTTCCGATTAAATTCGCTAGCCCATTATCTCCTACCGCTATTGTTGAAGGTATAGACTATATTGAGAATTATGAACCTATCACAGATGAAATTGAAGAAAAGATGGATGCTGATTTTCAAGAGATTGAAGAAATCATGGAGGAGAAGTTAGAAGAAGTAATGGGTGATTCAAAATGGCAAATGACGAAGCAAATGATTCATACCGAGCATATTGAAAAATACCTTGCTGAGGTAGAAGAAGCCGGATTAGATGAGTTAGTTATACAAGCTGGCTCTGAAAAATGGAGTGATGTATTAAATGGTTTAATCGGAGTATCTGCACTGGTGGCAAATAAAAAGGCAGATATTGATGAAAAAGCAAACCGAAAATTACTAGGTAATATGGAAAAAAGAGATTGGAGGTGGACAGATGATGAACAAGGAAGCTATGGAATTAGAAAACGAGGCAAATGAATCTATTAACAATAATTCCTTGTATGCATTACAGTCGCTACAAGGATTTTTAACTAAAGAAGAAGAGCTTACTTTTATGCAAATTTTATTTTCCTCCTCGGCTACAATTCGACAGGGGAACTTTGGTCTTTCCCGCAAAGAGGTGGAGAAATTACTTGGGGCAAATGATGAAGAAGCATTTTTTTCTTTTTTAAAGCGAGTAAATCAAGCAGTTAGTCGGTATTTCAAAGTTGTTTATGATGAACGAAGAAATCAAGTAGTAGTGTTGATGCGTGTTCCTGCAAAACAAGCAAGAAACGTGTTAAATAAAGAGAGCTTGGCTATTCTTATGTTTATTTTTTATCATCAAGAAGTGCTTCAAAATGAATACACATTATTTTCTCAATTGATCAATAGTTTCGGTCATGAGTCCTTGCAGGTAACAAGAAAAATTCAAGCTAATTTAGATCCCTTAAAAAAAATCGGTGCAATCGAAATTTACAATACCAATTCGGATGAAGAGGCTTATCAATTAACAACTATTGGTGCCCATCTATTTTCTGATTCATTTTTACGAAGATATGCAGAGTTCAGCCAATCTAATCAGCTTCATATGGAGGATGTTCTTCGGTTCTTTAAACGTTACAACATGAATGGAGGTTTACTAAATGATACCTTGGAGGATTAGATTTTCAGGAATTCGAGATTATATTCCAACTGTAATGGATTTATCTGGGGAACTCGATCATATTCTTATCTCTGGACCAAACGGAGCAGGTAAATCAACCGTAACATTTTGTATTGGTGGGGTTCTTTATTCCAGTAAAGTAGATGTAGAAGGACTTAAGTCTAATAATCTGCCTTCTGATCATACCTGGCGAGCAAAAATTGATTTTCTATTTAAAAATGAAGGGAGAATTAAGGTTGATGCCCCTCTTTATGTTCAATTCCGTTTGGAAATTGAACAAAAACCTGGAGAGCCAATAAAAAGAGAGTTCTATATTGAAGAGGGAGACGATATTGACAAATGGGAGCGAACCACGAAATTCACTAGTGGTGGCAATTTGAATTTTTCGGAATATAAAAATCAAGTACTCTATAAGTATGCTGTCGATCCTGATGCTTTTTATTTGATTTGGTATCAAAAAGAAGTAAATCAGTTCGCAGTTATGCATCCAGAAGAACGTTTTCGAATCTTTAGTGAGATGAACGGTATTGATAAAATCCAGAAAAACTGGGAAGAAAGTAAGGAGCTTGTTAAGGAAACGGAACAAAGCTTAAAAGAAGCAGAAAGTAAACAAGGTCTCAATAAAATGCATTTAAAGCAAAAGAAAATGGAACTTGATAGGTATCGTGATCGTAACCGGCGACGTGAAGAAGGCTTTAACCAATATTTTAGAGGATTAAAATGGTTGGGAGCATATTATCTAAATCAAATCGACTCTTTGAAATTTCAAATTGAGGACTTATTAGAAGATAAAAAGGAAAAGATAGATACCAATCAGAAGATGAGAATTCATTTCGTTGAGAAAAAAGAAGAACTCGAACAGTTCAGAATGCTAATTGACCAGCTTGAAAATCAAGATAATGAATTTAGAATAGAAGTAAAAGAAATCAATGAACAGCTAAAAGAGACTAATGAAAAAATAAACTCTATTTCCGACCAGATTTCTGAGATCACGAAACAAGTTGACCGGATTGGTATGTCAGAAGAGGATGTATTAGTAAAATTAAGGGAAGCAGAGAAGAAATATAAAGAGATAGATGATTCTATTAAATCAATGGTTACAGAGGCGCAAAATTTATGGAATTACCTAAACGACTTAACTTCAAAAAAAGTAAAACTGTCTTTAGAAATTAAACAGGATAAAGCGCAGGAAAGAAAATTCAAAGATTTGATAGAAACTTATAAAAGCAGTAATGCAATTCAAGCGGAAATGGAAAAAAACAATCGTGATATAGAATTAAATAAAGATAAATTACGAGAGTTGAATGAAAAGGAACAAAAGATTGAAAAAGAGCTACCCCTTTTAAAAAATAATAAAGTATATAATCCTCGTCAAGAGCAGTCCATCCGATTTTTCGAAAAAAATCAAATTGATGTTTTCCCGTTACGAGAACTTGTGGAATTAGATGAGACAGCTAGCCAGCAAGATGAATATTTATTCGACACGATTAAATATACTATATTCGTTAATAAAAAAGAATTTCAAGCACCTAATGATCTATATCATGTTTCTTTACCTGACTTAGTCCCAGATAAAACACTGATGCATTTACCTGACAAACATTTAAAGGTTAAAGATCACCTAGATGAGTATCTTTATCCATATGCAATAAAAGCGCTATGGTGGGTAGAATCATTTTTTAAAGAAGAAAAGCCTTTAATCCTTAATGGCCAGCTTATTGATAATAAGGGGATTCGAGGACCACAAGAGGGAAAAAGAATTATTTTAAGTGAAAAAGTACTGAAATTTCACCAAGTTAAATTAGAGGAAGAGTTAACTCAAATAAAGAAAGGAAAGCTTCAATTGGAAAAGGAAATACAGGAGCTTTACAATCGAAACTCTATCTTATTTAGCAGGAGAGAGTCACTTAAAGAGGCTGAAGCATTTTTAACGAAAGAAAATGAAAGAGAATGGAGGCAAAGTCAGTTTAAAAAGGTAAGCCAAGAGAAAGAAGCTATAGAGAATCAGTATCATATGATTCAAGATGAATTAAATAAACAAAGAACGTCTTACGCTCAATGGGGACAAGCTGTGTCAAAGCATCGAGAATATTTAGATATCTACCAACGTTTTCGGAAAGAACAAGCAAAAATAATGGAAGTGCAAAGATTAAATAGTCTGTTAGTTGAGCTTAATCAAAATAAAATAGATAAAAACAATCAATTAGATGAGGTTTCGGATACGCTAGATACAAAACGTCGTGAAGAAAAACAGCTATTTAGGAAACTAGAAGATTTAGAAACAGATCTTAGTTATCAAGAACGAGAAATCGAACAAATTGAAAGGCAAATAAAAGTAAAATCAGAAGAGCGTGTATCAAACGAAGAGGGATATTCTCGTACAAGAAAAGAAGTACAAAAGCTTCAAGAAATCGTGGGAGATTTAGTGGATAAGTTCTATGATGAGATGGAGCATTTCTCTGAGGTGACAAAATCTCAGGCAGAGGAATTACGTAATAATGGGAAAGTAACCTTTGAATTTGCGATAACTGAAACGGGCATAGATGAAGCAGCCCCAGAGAACTATGCAAAAATGAAAGAAGAATATGATCGGTCAGAAAATGAAGTGAAAAAATCAAAAATCTTATTAGAAGAATATTCAGAACGAATGGAACAGTTTAAAGAGGATTTAGAAGATACGATCAATATGAAAATCATCGGTGTGAATCAGAAATTTATTAACTATATGTCTTTATTTGGTTTTGAAGGAAAAATTGACTGGGATATGAATACCGATCGACGCGGACAAATTCGATATACTCTATTTATTAAAGCAAGAAAAGAAGGACATCGTGGAAAGTTAGAAGATGTAAGTGTTAAAGCACGTGGTGGGAAAGTTGGGAAAGGAGTCTCTGGTGGAGAGGAGTCACTCAGTTCTTTATTGTTTGCGCTAGCATTATTACAAACAATCGAAGCATCACCTGGCTACATTGTACTAGATGAATTTGATAGTGCACTTGATGAAGGAAGAAAGGAAAAAGTGTTTGGATTATATGAACAAGAATTACAACGGAAAATGATTATCCTTACTCCAAAATCTCATGAAGAGGAATATTTATATCGTTTCTCTAAAGCTTATGTTGTTCACCACAATCCAAATATACCCAAAAGCACAGTGTTTAAAGTGAAACGAGTTAGGGATAAAGTGACTGATTAATTGTACCGGTAGGACGGATAATGTCTCTATTTTTATCAAATAGAGATAGGTAACCAGTTACAATACAAGTAAGTTATAAAATTGCTTAAGAAATAAAGATTGTTCATCAAAGTTGAAAGTTTAGACACTACAATTTCAAGGATTAAGTAAAGTCACAATTTAAATCGTCTCTACAATTAAAGTAGAGGCTTTTTTACGTTATTTTATAAGTAATGAGCACTTCAGGCCAATATGAAATAACTATGTAAGTAAAAAGAAAATTGATTTTAATAATAGGTAGTTAGCCGAAATGAAGCAAAATAAAAATAAGGATGCAAACAGTATTTTCTTTATTAGGATGCCTCTTTTAATAAAAACTATCAATGTAAATACCCAAAAACCCTTGACATAAAAGAGAAGTAAATGTCAGTTTATAAAACGTAATGATTACGATTTTAAAAAAAATACATAGAGAAGAGGGGAAAAAATGAAAAGACTGTTATTTGGCTTTTCGTGCTTATTATTAGTTAGTTTGTTCTTAACCGCATGTCAAGGAACAGAAGATGAGAAAGAAGATAAAAAAGGAGAAGAAGCATCAGAGCAACAAGCTCCAGAAAGTATTAAAATGGAAGGAATTGCTGATCACTATCATACGGGAGACAAAATGGAGTTAACTGCCGTTTTGGATGAAGAAACAGACGCTGATCATTGGCATTGGTATAGTAGGGAAAATGCCAATGATGAATGGGCAGTTGTTTCGGGACAAGAAACAGAAACATTTACTGGTGAAGCAACAGTTAATGGCTTAGAAATAAAGGCAGTCTTATTCGATCAGGATGATAAGGCTATTGCCCAATCCGCACCTGCTCAAATCGTAATTGATGATCATCATGGACATGATGAAGCAAGCAAGAAAATATATCAAGGGTATTTTGAAGATAGTCAAGTAAAGAATCGTGAATTGTCTGATTGGGAAGGCGACTGGCAGTCTGTTTATCCATATCTTTTATCTGGAGATTTAGATGAAGTGTTTGCACATAAAGCAGAAAATGGAGATATGACGAAAGAAAAATACATGCTTTCATTAAAGCAGATCCAGATGGAAAAGACATTTATGAAAAAAATGCAGAAGCTTTTATGAAAGAACTTCAATTATTAGATGAAGAATATCAAGCGGCTTTAAAAGATGCCAAGAATCGTGTTTTTGTCGTACAACACCAAGCATTTGGATACATTGCGAAGCGATATAACTTAGAGCAGATTGCCATTGGCGGCTTATCTACAGAAGTAGAACCGAGCGCAGCGCGTATGGCAGAGATCGGAAATCTTGTAAAAGAGCATAATGTCCCAGTTATCTATTATCAACATGGAGCCAACTCTGCAATCGCCAAAACGGTTGCTGCTGAAACAGGGACAGAGACAGCTATTTTGTATGATTTAGAGGTTTTGTCTAGCGAGTTACAAGAAAAGGATTTAGGATATGTGGATGCGATGCGTGATAACTTAAAAGCATTACAGCTAAGTGTTCAATAATTGCACCTAAAAAAACGTCTCCATGTAGAGGCGTTTTTTTAGATATTTAAGACTATTAAATTATGTTAATCCGTTTACGGAGGATAAAATTATGTGCCTAAATGAAAGAGTACTTTACATAATAGTAAATACTCCAAGAAAGTGAATTTTAACTAGAAAATCTTAAGGAATTAATAAAATATTTTAATATGAAAAGTAAGTTATGGAATGTAAGACCTTAAACGACTATATATTATCTTAATGAATATTATTTTTGAAATTATCTCACACAAAGGAAGTCTAGAAAAATAGGGATGTAATTTCACTGCAAAAACTAATGAAATCCTATATATCAAAATAATATAAAAGCAATAGAGCAATAACAATAAATACCCGTTTACTTAATGAAATTCATATTATTAACATATTTTACTTCTCAAAGGAATTCTTCTAATGATTAAACGATATACAAAGGAGGAACCTTCATGATTACCTTAACTGGCAGCAAACTAACCCTATCCCAACTAAAAAAAATCCTCTATACCAGCGAACCCGTCCAAGCCTCAAAGGAAAGCCTAACCAAAGTAAAAAACAGCCGAAAAGCTGTTGAAGAAATCGTAAACCAAGAAAAAACGGTCTATGGTATTAACACCGGTTTCGGCAAACTTAGTGATGTCCGCATTGATAAAAATGATGTAGAAACATTGCAGCTTAATTTAATTCATTCCCATGCCTGTGGAGTAGGCGAACCTTTTCCAGAAGTGGTTTCAAGAGCCATGCTTCTTCTGCGCGCAAATGCCTTGCTTAAAGGTTATTCAGGAGTTCGTCCCCTCATTATTGATAGATTACTAATACTTCTAAATAAAGCAATCCATCCGGTTATCCCCCAGCAAGGATCACTTGGTGCAAGCGGAGATCTTGCACCTTTATCTCATCTTGCCTTGACACTTCTCGGTGAAGGAGAAGTATTTTACAAAGGAACAAGAATTCCTGCTCAACAAGCTTTACAAGCGGAGGGTTTAGAACCAATCAAGCTTTCTGCTAAAGAAGGTTTAGCGCTTATCAATGGAACACAAGCAATGACTGCTATGGGTGCTGTTGCTTACTTAGAAGCGGAGAAGCTAGCCTATCAATCGGAACAAATTGCCGCAGTTACGATGGAAGGACTAAGGGGAATTATTGATGCATTCGATGATGACGTGCACCAAGCAAGAGGATATCAAGAACAAATAGATGTCGCTCAGCGAATGCGCGCATATCTTGCTGGTAGTAAGCTAATAACGGTACAAGGGGAACTACGTGTTCAGGATGCTTATTCGCTTCGTTGTATTCCCCAAGTGCATGGTGCCACTTGGCAAACATTGCAATATGTTAAAGACAAACTAGAGATAGAGATTAATGCAGCGACAGATAATCCACTGATTTTTGACGATGGCAAAAAAATCATTTCTGGTGGTAATTTTCATGGACAGCCGATTGCACTTGCAATGGACTTTTTGGGGATTGCGATGGCGGAACTGGCTAATATTTCAGAGCGACGGATTGAACGATTAGTTAATCCGCAGTTAAATGATTTACCGCCATTTTTAAGCTCGAAGCCAGGTTTGCAATCTGGGGCGATGATTATGCAGTATGTTGCAGCTTCGCTTGTTTCGGAAAATAAAACACTTGCTCATCCTGCTAGTGTCGATTCAATTCCGTCTTCAGCAAATCAGGAGGATCATGTCAGCATGGGGACGATTGGTGCAAGGCATGCGTATCAAATCATTCAACATACCCGACAAGTGCTGGCAATTGAATTGATTTGTGCATCACAGGCTGCAGAAATTCGTGGCAAGGAAAAGATGGCAGCTTTTACGCAAAGGTTAGTAGAACAAGTCAGAAAGTATGTTGCATCAATAGAGGTGGACCGTATTTTTTCGAACGATATGGAGAAGTTAAGCAAGGCATTAAAAAAATCATTTGAAATAGATTCAGAGGGAAAAAGCTAGAATCATTGAAGAAAGAAATAAGAGCATAGAAAAATTAACTTCCACAACACAGAATTACTAGATATTAAAACAAGAAAATTTGCATTTAAGGGGCTGATACATGTGACAAAAATAAATAGACAAGTAGAACAATATACAGGGACTACACTACACACGAAAAATTGGATTCAAGAAGCAGCATTACGGATGTTAAACAATAACTTGAACCCAGAAGTAGCGGAAAATCCTGATCAATTAGTGGTTTATGGCGGCATAGGAAAAGCAGCCCGTAATTGGGAATGTTATGAAGCGATTGTCCATGAATTAATGCAATTGGAAAATGATGAAACACTTCTTATCCAGTCAGGAAAGCCGGTAGCTGTATTTAAAACACATAAAGACGCACCGAAAGTATTAATTGCCAATTCCAATCTCGTTCCCGCATGGGCCAATTGGGATCACTTTAATGAATTAGATAAAAAGGGTTTGATGATGTACGGCCAGATGACTGCAGGAAGTTGGATTTACATCGGTAGTCAAGGAATTGTCCAAGGTACATATGAAACTTTTGCAGAATGTGCCCGCCAACATTTCGGTGGTTCGCTTAAAGGAACCATTACATTGACGGCTGGTCTTGGTGGAATGGGTGGTGCCCAGCCGCTAGCAGTAACCTTAAATGAAGGCGTCTGTATTGCGGTAGAAGTGGACCAACATCGCATCGACCGTAGATTAGAAACGAAGTATTTGGATACCTCTACAGCTAGCTTAGATGAAGCAATTCGGTTGGCGAAGGAAGCAAAGCAAGAAGGTCGCCCCCTTTCCATTGGATTACTTGGAAATGCTGCCGAAATTTTACCGCAAATGATTGAAATGGGATTTATCCCAGATGTACTGACAGATCAAACTTCTTCCCATGATCCACTAAACGGCTATGTGCCAGCAAACATGACACTTACTGAAGCGGCAGAGCTAAGAGTTTCCAACCCAAATGCTATCGCAGATTTAGCGAAAAAAAGTATTGCAACACATGTACAGGCGATGTTAGAGATGCAAGCAAAAGGAGCAGTAACCTTTGACTATGGGAACAACATTAGACAGGTTGCCAAAGATGAAGGCGTAGCGAATGCTTTCGATTTTCCTGGCTTTGTTCCTGCATATATTCGCCCCCAATTTTGTGAAGGAAAAGGACCATTCCGTTGGGTCGCATTATCTGGAGATCCAGAAGATATTTATAAAACAGACGAGGTCATTTTAAGGGAATTTAGCGATAACGAATCTTTATGTAAGTGGATTAAAATGGCACAGGACAAAATTCGTTTTCAAGGTTTGCCATCTCGGATTTGCTGGCTTGGTTATGGAGAACGAGCACGGTTTGGAAAGCTTATTAATGACATGGTTGCAAATGGAGAATTAAAAGCACCAATCGTTATTGGGCGTGACCATTTAGACTCTGGCTCTGTTGCATCGCCAAACCGTGAGACAGAGGGTATGAAGGATGGCAGTGATGCAGTAGCGGATTGGCCGATTTTAAATGCACTGATCAATAGTGTTGGTGGTGCTAGTTGGGTGAGTGTTCACCATGGTGGGGGTGTTGGGATGGGCTACTCCCTACATGCAGGCATGGTCATTGTTGCCGATGGAACAAAGGATGCAGAAAAACGTTTAGAGCGCGTATTGACCACAGACCCAGGGATGGGGGTAGTGAGGCATGTGGATGCAGGATACGAGGCTGCCGTAAAGACAGCTAAAGAAAAAGGGATTCATATTCCGATGTTAAAAGATGCGGAGGTGTAAAGCTTGGCAGAGATTTTATTTATAAAACATGCTGCACAATTGATTACAGTAGAAGGGCATACGGCAACACCAGCTAAAAAACAAGCGATGAACAAAATTACTGTAATTGAAAATGGTGCTGTACTTGTTAAGGATGGCAGGATTGTTGATGTTGGCGAAACAAGTGCAATCGAAGCAAAATATCCGGAATGGATTGCTCATGCTAAACAAATAAATGCGACGAATAAAACAGTAACGCCAGGTTTAATCGATCCACATACCCATCTCGTTCATGCTGGAACTAGAGAAAATGAATATGCGATGCGTCTTCAAGGCAAAACCTATATGGATATTATGAACGCGGGTGGAGGAATTCATGCTACTACTCGCGCGACGCAAGAAGCATCATTCGAGCAGTTATACGAAGAGTCGAAAGCAAGATTAGATAAATTTTTACTTTATGGAGTGACGACAGTAGAAGCAAAAAGTGGCTACGGTTTATCGCTGGAACATGAAATAAAACAGCTTGAGGTAGCAAAAAAACTCCAGCAAGATCACCATATCGATATCGTTTCTACTTTTATGGGGGCACATGCCATCCCTCTCGCTGATAAAAATAATCCAGAACGCTTTGTCGAGGAAGTAGTAAATGAGATGATTCCAGAAGTCGCACGCAGAGGATTAGCTACTTTCAATGACGTCTTTTGTGAACGCGGCGTATTTACGCCAAAACAATCTCGGCGCATATTAGAAGCTGGAAAAGAACATGGATTAATTCCGAAAATCCATGCTGATGAAATTGAACCATACGCTGGGGCAGAGCTAGCGGCAGAAGTGGGCGCGATATCTGCGGATCATCTATTAAGAGCTTCAGATCAAGGGATTGAACAGATGGCAGAGCGTGATGTTATAGGTGTTTTATTACCAGGCACCGCCTTTTTCCTAATGGCAGAATTTGCGGAAGCAAGAAAAATGATTGACCGTGGCGTTGCCGTTGCTTTATCGACAGATGCCAATCCAGGCTCCTCTCCGACACTATCACTTCCATTCATTATGAATCTTGGCTGCTTGAAGATGGGGATGACACCAGAAGAGGTTCTCACCGCAACAACCATAAATGCAGCACATGCCATTGGCCGTGCAGATACGATAGGCAGTTTAGAAAAAGGCAAACAAGCAGATATAACGATTTTTGACGTACCTAATTATCTAACTTTATCGTATCAATATGGTATGAATCACGTTGATACAGTCATAAAAAAAGGCGTTCCAGTTGTCGTAGGAAAACAGTTTCAATAAAAGGAAGGAATGAGTGGTGGAGATAGTCATCATTTTTCCACTGAAAGTATGATGACTTTTATCCGACTTTTAACGGGGAGTAAGACCGAACTGATGGGAGTTCTTTCTTAATCAAGGATGATTGAGGGCATTGGATGAATGAGAGAGGGGGAGGATTGATGAAGAAGCTTAGTGTAAATAAACAACGAATCGAAGCGAAACTTTTTGCATTAGGCAAAATTGGCCGTAATGAAAATGGAGGGTTGGACCGGACAACATTTACTCCAGCTGAAATCGAAGCGAGGAACTGGTTGAAAAAGGAGCTTAATCGACTATGTTTAACTGTCCATGTTGATCAAGCGGCAAACATATGGGCGAGGAGAGAAGGGACTAATCCCGAATTGCCAGTCCTTGCTTTTGGTTCCCATATCGATTCTGTGCCAAATGGAGGCATGTATGATGGAGCGCTTGGTGTGATCCTTGCGCTGGAAGTAATGCATGTGTTGGAGGAATATGGAGTAAAGACAAAACATCCATTAGAGCTTGTTTCTTTTAGTGCAGAGGAACCAAACCCATTTGGTCTATCGACATTTGGCAGCAGAGCGATGACGGGAAAATTAACTGTTGAATCTATCACTGGTGTCACCAATTCGGATGGCTGCCTGTTAACAGAAGCTTTACGGGAAGCTGGCGGTGATCCCGATAATTTTGCAAGAGCTGTAAGAAGCCCTCATGAATTTGCTGCCTATTTGGAAGTCCATATTGAACAAGGTAAAAGGTTACTACAACGTGAGATCCCTATTGGACTTGTAACTGGGATTACGGGGATTTATCGTGAGGAAGTGACGGTTATTGGGGAAGCGAGTCATGCAGGGACGACATTAATGAAGGATAGAGTGGATGCATTCCTGGCAACTGTTAGCATGGCACTTGCGTTAGAAGAGGTCTTACTACATGATCCCGATGAGGAAGTCGTTGGTACGATTGGTCAGGTTATTGTAAAGCCGAATGCAACAAATATTGTGCCAGGTGAAGTTACATTTTCTTTAGAAATTAGAGGGCAATCAAAGGAGAAAATCCAGGATGTGTTATCACAATGGGAAGATAAAGTACAAATCATTCATCGACATAGAAAAATCAAGGTCATACGAACAGTTAAGCTCAATCAAGCACCAGTAGCGATGAGTGAAAAGATAATAGCATGTTGTGAGGATCAGGCGAATAAACTGGGCTATCCTACTTATCGATTAGGAAGCATGGCGGGCCATGATGCAGCACATATGGCATCTATTACAACATCTGGTATGTTATTTGTTCCTAGTTTAGCAGGGAAAAGTCATTGTCCAGAAGAGGCAAGTCGGATTGTAGACATTGAAAAAGCTGGAAACGTATTATTGCATTCTATTTTGGCATTGGATAACAGCCTATAAGGAGGCAAAAGCATGGGGCATTTATTTATAGCGGATAGTGTTTATACAAATGCAAAGTTTCATGACCAATATAGCTTCTTTGTGGAAAATGGTGTGATAAAAGAGATTGGTCCGACTGGACAGTTAAAAGAAAAATATAAAGGGGCAAGTATCCATTCATTAGAAGGAAAGACGGTTATTCCAGGCACCGTAAATTCACATAATCATTCCTTTCAAAGTTTACTGAGAGGGATTGCTGTAGATCGACCTTTTTTAGAATGGCGGGATGAAGCATTATATAAATATACACCTTACTTAGATGAAGAGGCGATTTACACTGGTGCATTATTTGCGTTTGGGGAGATGCTACGCTATGGAGCGACGACTGTCAGCGATTTTTTCTATGTCCATAACAATGGGGTAGCGTATGATGAAGCCGTGATTCAAGCAGCAAAGGATGTTGGAATTAGACTCGTTTTAGCACGAACGATGTATGATTGGGATGGGGCTCCGAAAGCTTATATGGAGACAATAAATCAAGCTGTTTCAAGGACGTATCAGTTAGCAAAAAAATATCAAGGCAGTTCAATGGTACATATACAGCCTGCGCCACACAGCCCTCATGCCGCATCTCCAGAAATGATTAAAGCTGGGCATCGTCTCGCATGTGAAATAGATACCCCCTTCCATATTCATGTAGCAGAGGAACCGTTTGAGGTCGAAGAGACGTTAGAAAAATATCGACTTCGACCAGTTCATTATTTGGATTCATTAGGAGTAGTAGATGAGCGCATGATTGCGATTCATTTAGTTTGGCTAGAGCAAACGGAAATAGAGCTGTT
Proteins encoded:
- the hutH gene encoding histidine ammonia-lyase — translated: MITLTGSKLTLSQLKKILYTSEPVQASKESLTKVKNSRKAVEEIVNQEKTVYGINTGFGKLSDVRIDKNDVETLQLNLIHSHACGVGEPFPEVVSRAMLLLRANALLKGYSGVRPLIIDRLLILLNKAIHPVIPQQGSLGASGDLAPLSHLALTLLGEGEVFYKGTRIPAQQALQAEGLEPIKLSAKEGLALINGTQAMTAMGAVAYLEAEKLAYQSEQIAAVTMEGLRGIIDAFDDDVHQARGYQEQIDVAQRMRAYLAGSKLITVQGELRVQDAYSLRCIPQVHGATWQTLQYVKDKLEIEINAATDNPLIFDDGKKIISGGNFHGQPIALAMDFLGIAMAELANISERRIERLVNPQLNDLPPFLSSKPGLQSGAMIMQYVAASLVSENKTLAHPASVDSIPSSANQEDHVSMGTIGARHAYQIIQHTRQVLAIELICASQAAEIRGKEKMAAFTQRLVEQVRKYVASIEVDRIFSNDMEKLSKALKKSFEIDSEGKS
- a CDS encoding metal ABC transporter solute-binding protein, Zn/Mn family, which gives rise to MKELQLLDEEYQAALKDAKNRVFVVQHQAFGYIAKRYNLEQIAIGGLSTEVEPSAARMAEIGNLVKEHNVPVIYYQHGANSAIAKTVAAETGTETAILYDLEVLSSELQEKDLGYVDAMRDNLKALQLSVQ
- a CDS encoding AAA family ATPase, which produces MIPWRIRFSGIRDYIPTVMDLSGELDHILISGPNGAGKSTVTFCIGGVLYSSKVDVEGLKSNNLPSDHTWRAKIDFLFKNEGRIKVDAPLYVQFRLEIEQKPGEPIKREFYIEEGDDIDKWERTTKFTSGGNLNFSEYKNQVLYKYAVDPDAFYLIWYQKEVNQFAVMHPEERFRIFSEMNGIDKIQKNWEESKELVKETEQSLKEAESKQGLNKMHLKQKKMELDRYRDRNRRREEGFNQYFRGLKWLGAYYLNQIDSLKFQIEDLLEDKKEKIDTNQKMRIHFVEKKEELEQFRMLIDQLENQDNEFRIEVKEINEQLKETNEKINSISDQISEITKQVDRIGMSEEDVLVKLREAEKKYKEIDDSIKSMVTEAQNLWNYLNDLTSKKVKLSLEIKQDKAQERKFKDLIETYKSSNAIQAEMEKNNRDIELNKDKLRELNEKEQKIEKELPLLKNNKVYNPRQEQSIRFFEKNQIDVFPLRELVELDETASQQDEYLFDTIKYTIFVNKKEFQAPNDLYHVSLPDLVPDKTLMHLPDKHLKVKDHLDEYLYPYAIKALWWVESFFKEEKPLILNGQLIDNKGIRGPQEGKRIILSEKVLKFHQVKLEEELTQIKKGKLQLEKEIQELYNRNSILFSRRESLKEAEAFLTKENEREWRQSQFKKVSQEKEAIENQYHMIQDELNKQRTSYAQWGQAVSKHREYLDIYQRFRKEQAKIMEVQRLNSLLVELNQNKIDKNNQLDEVSDTLDTKRREEKQLFRKLEDLETDLSYQEREIEQIERQIKVKSEERVSNEEGYSRTRKEVQKLQEIVGDLVDKFYDEMEHFSEVTKSQAEELRNNGKVTFEFAITETGIDEAAPENYAKMKEEYDRSENEVKKSKILLEEYSERMEQFKEDLEDTINMKIIGVNQKFINYMSLFGFEGKIDWDMNTDRRGQIRYTLFIKARKEGHRGKLEDVSVKARGGKVGKGVSGGEESLSSLLFALALLQTIEASPGYIVLDEFDSALDEGRKEKVFGLYEQELQRKMIILTPKSHEEEYLYRFSKAYVVHHNPNIPKSTVFKVKRVRDKVTD
- a CDS encoding ZinT/AdcA family metal-binding protein, whose amino-acid sequence is MKRLLFGFSCLLLVSLFLTACQGTEDEKEDKKGEEASEQQAPESIKMEGIADHYHTGDKMELTAVLDEETDADHWHWYSRENANDEWAVVSGQETETFTGEATVNGLEIKAVLFDQDDKAIAQSAPAQIVIDDHHGHDEASKKIYQGYFEDSQVKNRELSDWEGDWQSVYPYLLSGDLDEVFAHKAENGDMTKEKYMLSLKQIQMEKTFMKKMQKLL